The following DNA comes from Halalkaliarchaeum sp. AArc-CO.
GCACGGCGTCGAGATCGACACCGCAGTCGAGATGGGCCGGCCGGCGCGCGCGATCGTCCGGCGGGCGGAGGCGTTCGACACCGTCGTGATCGGGAGCCACAGCGGGAGTCTCGCCGACCGACTGTTCGTCGGCGACGTGGCGAAGACGGTGTTCCAGCGGTCGCCGGTTCCGGTGACGGTCGTCCGGTGAAACAGTGGATCTGGACCGGACAACCGCCAGATTTCGGGTGGTTCGACGTCGGTACGTGGACGGACACCGCCCCCGACGACAGGCGATTTTATGACATCTCAGTCACAATCTCGTGGTATGGGATACCTCGTCAAGATGCCGAAACTCGGCATGGAGATGTCGCAGGGAACAGTCGTCGCGTGGCTCTTCGAAGAGGGAGACGGCGTCGAGGCGGGAGAACCGATCGCGGAGATCGAATCAGAGAAGACGACCGCCGAAATCGAGGCCCGCGAGGACGGCGTCCTCGGGCGGATCCTGCTCGCGGAGGGGGAGACCTGCGAGCCGGGGGATCCGATCGGGATCGTCGTCGGCCCGGACGAGGACGTCGCCGAGTTCGAGGCAGCGATCGGAGGAACTGGGGACGGCGATCTGTCCCCGGACGCGGAACCTGCCGCAGAGTCCACCACGGACGGCGAACCGGAGGAGATCACGGCGGGCGAATCGGGAGCCGACGCCGAGTCTGCTGTGGACGTGAAAGCGACCCCGCGCGCCCGCAAGCGGGCCGAGGAACTCGGCGTCGACCTCGTGGGGATCGACGGGACCGGTCCAAGCGGGGCAGTGAGCGCCGACGACGTCGAGGCCGCCGCCGAGGGAAAAGAGGAGTCCCCCGACGAGGAGACAGCCGAGAGCGCCTCGGAGGCGGCCGGCCTCACCGTCAGCGAGGAGCGCACCTTCGGACAGATGCGCCGGACGATCGCAACGCGGCTCGGGGAGAGCTACCGCGAGGCGGTCCACGTCACCGAGCACCGCCACGCCGACGCCGAGGCGCTGCTTTCTGCGGCCGACGTCGCCGACGAGGAGCTCGGGGTCGACGTCTCCCTCCCGGACGTCCTGCTGGTCGCGCTGTCGGCCGCTCTCGAAGAGCACCCCGAGTTCAACGCGACGTTCGAGGACGACACCCACCGGCTCTACGAGGAGCACAACGTCGGCCTCGCGGTCGACGTCGAACAGGGGCTGTTGACGCCGGTGTTGCGCGACGTCGGCTCGCTGTCGCTCGAAGAGATCGCACAACGCCGACGCGAGCTCACCCGGCGCGTACTCGACGGCGAGTACGACATGTCGGACCTCCAGGGCGGGACGTTCACGGTGACGAACCTGGGAACCTTCGGCATCGAGCAGTTCGACCCGATCATCAACCCCCCACAGATCGCGATCCTGGGGGTCAACGCGATCGACGAGCACGCCGTACGTGGCGACGACGGCGTGACGTTCCGCCGGCAGCTTCCCCTCTCGCTGTCGTTCGATCACCGGGTCGTCGACGGCGCCGACGCGGCGCGGTTCCTCGAGACGCTCGTCGAGCACGTCGAGAACCCCTGGCCGCTGTTGCCCGACGCGGTGTCTGTGACCGCCGACGTGGCGACTTCGGGCGAGGCGGTCGAACTCCCGGAGCGAACCGTGAGGACGCATCTCCGGGAGGATCTCTCGGGGTGGATCGCGGCCGGCTCCTTCGAGTGGGAGTTCGACGTCACCGAGAAGTTCGGCGGCAGCGGCGGCCCGACGCCGATCGACTACTACCTGGGCGCGCTGTCGTCGTGTCTGGCCTCCAGCATCGGCATCCAGGCTGACATCCGCGACGTGGAACTCGAGGAACTCTCCGTCGAGGCCGAGGCTGCTCCAGCGGAGGGTTCCGTCGAATCGCTCGCTGCCCGGGTGACGATCGACGGCGACACCGACGACGAGACGCTGGAACGGCTCGTGGAAAACGGCGAGCGAACCTGTCACGTCGCGGAGTTGCTCCGCGAGGACGTCCCGCTCGAACTCGGCTGGGAGCGTCCCTGACGATCGCTACAGATCAGTTACGAACGCCCCATCGCGGGCTGCAATCTCGAGCGTTTTCACCGACCCGATCAATCGCGGCCCGTCAGTTCGCACAGTGAGATCGACGGTGGCGTTCGTCAGTTCGAGGTCGCGCTCGCCGTCGACGGCGAGAACACCCTCCTCGATCGTCGTCGACAGCGTCTCGCCCGGGTCGAGCCGGTGACGCTCCCGAATGCCGATCCGTTCGACCACCCCGGGGGCGACGATTCCCCGGAGGATCCGCTCGGGCTGTGGGTCGGTCGTCGCGTCCGTCTCTCCAGCGAACCGCAGCCCGATCCCGCCGGGATCGTCGGGGGCGTGTTCTCCCGCGGCGCCGGCGATCCCCGAGAGGCCAATTTCGCCGGGAGACGCCCGCGAGACGACGCCGATCCGGTAGGCCGTAGCGTCGAGGATCGCCCGCGTCCCGACGAACGGCTCCGCGAGAACGCCGGCGGTCGCGAGCCCGCGCTCGGTCCGGTCGGCCTCCCCGCGCACGCTCGCCTCGATCCAGCCGTGGCGGTACGTCACCGCGTCGGGATCCACGCGACCGGTCGCGACCAGCCCGGCCGCGATCCCGGCGACGGTTCCGTCGACCGAGTCGGGGACCACGTTGTTCGTTCCCGTCGAGATCGCAGCGACCGGCACCTCACCGATCCGGAACCCGACGTCGGCGGTGGTGCCGTCACCGCCGAGGACGATCGCCGCGTCGGCGATCTCGGCGAGCCGTTCGGCCGCGCGATGGGTGTCCTCGCGGTGGCCGGTCGCGAGGGTGTCGAGTTGTCGGACAGGGATCCCCTCGGCGTTGTCGACGATCCGGTCGGCGATCGAACTGACGGTCGGCATCACGAGCGCCTCGATCGGCTCCGCGAGGGAGGCGAGCCCGGCGAGGGCGCACTCGGCGGTCCGGCGCTTCGCGTAGTTGTCGCTGACGGCGGCACCCCCGACGAGCCGCCGGATGTCGCGGCCGGCCGCGGGGTTGACGATCAGCCCGACGGTGGCTGGCTCCCCGGTCACGATCGACGGTCGGTCCCGGGAGTCGACGAATGAACCACTCAGATCACCCGATCGATCGCCTCGCGGACGTCCTCGCCCGTGGGGATCACCTCGTCCTCCAGGGTCGGGCTGAACGGGACGTGCGTGTCGGCGATGCCCACGCGCTGGATCGGCGCATCGAGGCTGAAGAACTCCTCTTCGACGATCCGCGCGACCACCTCGGCGTGGGTGCCGTACGACAGCGGGCTCTCGTCGGCGACGACCAGCCGGCCGGTCTTCCGGACGCTCTCGGCGATCGTCTCGGTGTCCAGCGGGTACAGCGATCGGGGATCGATGACTTCGAGGTCGGCCTCGTCGGCCATCTCCTCTGCAAGATCGAGCGTCTCACCGACGAGCCGCTGGGTCGCGACGACGGTGACGTCCTCGCCCTCGCGTTCGATGCTGGCCTCGCCCAGCGGAACCGTGAAGTCGGGATCGGTCGGAACCTCCCCTTCCTGCTCGTAGATCACCTTGTTCTCGAACACCATCACCGGATCGTTAGACCGGATCGCCGACTTGAGCAGCCCCTTTGCGGCCGCCGGCGTTCCGGGGGCGACCGCCTTGATCCCCGGGAAGTGCGCGAACCACGTGTGGACGGTGCCGGAGTGCTGGCTGGCGGCGCGCTGGCCGCCACCCTCGGTGGTGCGGATCGTCACCGGCATCTCCGTCTTCCCGCCGAACATGTAGCGCATCTTCGCCATCTGGTTCATGATCTGTTCCATCGAAACCCCGAGGAAGTCGGAGAACATCACCTCGACGACCGGCCGGGAACCGGTGGCTGCAGCCCCGACCCCGGCGCCGACGAAGCCGGCCTCGCTGATCGGCGTATCGCGGATCCGCTCTTCGCCGAACTCCTCGATCAGGTCGCCGGTGACCTGGAAGACGCCGCCGAACGTGCCGACGTCTTCGCCCATCACGAACACGTCCTCGTCGCGGCGGAGCTCCTCGCGCATCGCCTCCCGGAGCGCCTCCCGGACGGTCATCGTCTCGGTCTCACCGGCGGTCTCGAGTCCGGTGCTCATCGGGAATCACCCCCGTCGGCGCGGGGCAGTTCAGCGAATGTTGCGATCTCCGGTGCAGGTTCCGCGAACATGTCCTCGTAAGCCTCGTGTGGTTCGGGCGGGTCGGCTCGCTGTGCGCTGTCGACTGCCGCGTCGATCTCGGCGTCGATCTCCTCCCGGATCGATTCGAACTCCGCGTCGGTGAGCTCTCCGCGATCGATCAGCCGTTGTTTGAACTGGTCGATGGGGTCCCGCTCGCGCCAGGCCTCGATCTCCTCCTCGTCGCGATACGGCTGATGGTCGCCCTCGAAGTGTCCCTCGTAGCGGTAGGTGTCCGCCTCGATGAACGTCGGCCCGTCGCCGGCGATCGCCCGCTTTCGAGCCTCCGCGACGGCCTCCGCGACGGCGGTCACGTCCATGCCGTCGATCGTAAAGCCCGGGATGTTGTACGCCTCGGCGGTCTCGCTGAGGTTCTCGACGTTGTGCTGTTTCTCCATCGGCGTCCCCTCCCCGTACTGGTTGTTCTCGACCAGGAAGATCGCCGGCAACCCCCAGGTCGCAGCGAGGTTTATCGACTCGTGTACCTGCCCCTGTGCGACCGCCCCGTCGCCGAAGAACGCCAGCGCGACCCGGTCTTCGCCGTTCCGGTGAGCGGTCAACGCCGCCCCCGTCGCGAGCGGCGGGCCGGCCCCGACGATGCCGTTCGCGCCGAGCATCCCGGCCTCCACGTCGGCGATATGCATCGATCCGCCTTTGCCGTTGCAGTAGCCGTCGGCCTTGCCGTACAGTTCGGCCATCATCCGCTCGGTGTCGAGCCCCTTCGCGATGCAGTGGCCGTGGCCCCGGTGGGTGCTCGTGATGTAGTCGTCCGATTCGAGCGCGGCGGTGGCCCCCACGCCGACCGCCTCCTCGCCTTTGTACAGGTGGACGAATCCGGGGAGTTCGCCGTCCGCGAACAGCTCCCCCGCGGTGGACTCGAACGCGCGGATCCGGTACATCCGTCGGAGCGCCTCGATGCGCCCCTCCTCGGTATCCATGTCTATCGGTGGCATACACCAATACATTGGCCGCCATGAGGTAAGACAATTATGTAAATATTCGATACTGTCACGTTTCGATAGTATTTGACGAAACCGAGCTCGAAAGGACCCGATAGCGGCGTTTGATATACAACATCCTCAGAAATGAGGGATTTAATATATAATATCCGTGGTGATACGATCCGGAACGCCGTCCGCTCGATCGTCAGGAGTTCCGGACCAGCGGGTCGTACCAGTCCTCGTTTCGGCGGTACCAGTCGATGAACTGCCGGACGCCCTCGCGGATGTCGACGGTGGGTTCGTACTCCAGCAGCTCGGTGGCCTTCGAGACGTCGGCGTGGGTGTGTTCGGCGTCGCCTTCCCGGGGGTCGTCGTAGACGATCTCGAGTTCGGGGTCGATCTCGTCGCGGACGACCGCCGCGAGCGTGGTGATGTCGATGTTGTCCGTGGAGCCGACGTTGAGGATCTCCCCGTCGGCGCGGTCGTCGGAAAGCAGCTGTTCGTTGACCCGGCGGACGTCGGTGACGTAGGTAAAATCGCGGGTCTGGGTGCCGTCGCCGTAGATGACGGGCGGTTCGCCGTGGAGACACCGGGAGACGAAGTTCGTCATCGCCATGTTGGGGCGCATCCGGGGGCCGTAGACGGTGAAGTAGCGCAGAGAGACCGTCGGAAGTCCGTAGCGCTCGTAGTACACGCGGGCGTACTGCTCGGTGGCGAGCTTGGAGACGCCGTACGGGGAGACGGGGGTCGTGGGGTGCTCTTCGTCGTACGGGAGGTACTCCGGCTTGCCGTAGACGGACGAAGAGGAGGCGACCACGACCCGATCGAGGTCGTGTTTCCGGGCGGCCTCGAGGAGCTCGATCGTACCGTCGACGTTGTAGCGGTTGACCTTCTTGGGTTCTTCGACGCTCTTGCGGACCCCTGCCTGGGCCGCCTGGTGGTACATGATCTCGGCGTCGGCAACGAGTTCGTCGACGGTTTCGGCGTCGGTGATCGACCCCTCGACGAGCTCGTAGGAGCCGTCGCCGTCCTCGGCGGCGCGTCTGGCTGCATCGACGTTGTGTCGCTTGATTCCGAGGTCGTAGTACGGTTCGAAGTTGTCGACGACGGTGACGTCGTGACCCTGGTGGACGAGCTGTTCGGCGACGTGACCGCCGATGAAGCCGGCTCCCCCAGTGACGAGGACTCGCATGGCTGTGTAATGTGTAGGTGGCGTACAAAAAGCGGGCGCTTCGCCTCTCGACGTATCAGTACATCTACGGTGGACGATATTCTACGGGGAATATGACCGACCGACGGGACGAAGGCGACGGGACGTTCGATCGAAACGCCGCGTATTCGCAGCTCTACGAGGTGATGCAGTCGGAGGCGTCGCTGAACACCCGTCTCGAGGCGGCACTCGAGGTCGGCGCGTCCGCCTTCGACGTGGAGATGAGCTACATCGCGGAGATCGACCGCGAGGCGGGCGACTGGGAGATCGTCCTCACGAACTCCCCGAGCGAACGACCGGACCCGATCGGGCTTCAGGAGGACCTCGAGAACACCTTCTGCAGCCGGACGATCGAAGAAGAGACGACGATCGCGTTCGCGGACGTCGCCGACGTCGGGCTGGAGGATCACCCGGCGGCCGTAGAGTACGGCATCAGCTGTTACCACGGGGCCCCGATCCTGGTCGACGGCAAGACGTACGGCACGGTCTGTTTCTCGTCGCAGGATCCCCGGGCGAAGCCGTTCACGGAAGCGGAAAAGTCGTTTACGCACCTGCTGGCCCAGATGATCGGTCACGAGATCGAACAGGCCGACTACGACCGCGAACTCGCCGAACGGGAGCGCGAACTCAACGAACGGGAGGAGATCTACCGTGCGCTCATCGACGCAAGCTTCGACTTCGTCTTCCGGCTCGACCTCGACGGGCGGTTCGTCCACGAGGTCGGCGGTCGGGCAGTCCACGACACGCAGTCGATAGACGCGTTTCTTGGGTACGGCGACGAGGGGCTCGACGGAACGCCGATCACGGTCGCCCATCCCAATCAGGAGACGACCGACTGGGCGTGGTCGCTGTTCGACCGGGTGCTGAACGGCGAGACGGTCGAGGCGCGGTACTTCCCGCTGGAGACGAACTCGGGAGAGATCGTGTATGTGGACCTCCGGGGTGCGCCGATCTACGACGGCGACGTCCCCCCGGAGGAGCGGTCGCCCGAGGACATCGTCGGGGTCCAGGGGACCGCCCGGGACGCGACCGAGCGGAAGCGACGCGACGGGTTGATAAGCGTCATCAACCGCATCCTGCGGCACAACCTCCGGAACGACGTGGGCGTGATCGACGGCTACGCCGAACTCCTCGAGTCGAACGTGAACGACGGCGAGAACGCGGCCCTGGCCGGACGGATCCGGACCGCCGCAGACCGGCTGCTCGATCTGAGCGAGACCGCACAGAAGCTCGAGGAGAACGTCGACGCGCCCCCGGAACTGCGACCGGTAGACGTCGTGCCGGTACTCGACCGGGTGGTCGAGCAGATCGACGCGACGTATCCCGACGCGGAGATCACGGTCTCGGGACCCGAATCGGCCGTCACCGAAAGCGCCCCGCGGATGGAGACGGCGCTGTGGGAACTCGTGGACAACGCCGCAAAGCACACCGGCGAGTCTCCCGCGATCGACGTCGACGTGGCCATCGAGGGGACCGGGGAGGCCGACTCGTCGGCGACGGTGGTGATCACCGTCGCGGACGACGGTCCCGGGTTGCCGGAGATGGAGCGGTCGGTGCTGGAGGCCGGCGAGGAGGAGCCCCTCGTGCACGGCCAGGGGCTCGGGCTCTGGCTGGTGTACTGGATCGTCACGAGCCTCGAGGGCGACGTGTCGGTGGCCGACTCCCGACGGGGAACAACCATCCAGGTGCGGTTGCCGGCGGCGGAGGGGTCGGCGGAGTCGTCCGGGCCGACGTCCGGCGAGTCGTCCTGAACCGACGCCTGGAGGTCCGGACGCGTCGGATCGAACCCTCCCGGACAGTACGCCGAGGAAGTGATACCTGTCCAATACGACGGTAACAACCACTAAGCCCGTGGAACGCCAGTGTACAGCATATGATCGACCGGCCACCGAGCGTTGGCAACGTGATGAGCGAGTCGGACGCGCGGGCGTTGCTCGAAGAATCCTTCACCGGCGTGTTGAGTCTGGGTGCCGGGAGTCGAGGCTACGGCGTGCCGATGTCGTATCACTACGACCTGGACCAGGATCGGATCGTCGTGGGATTCGTCAACGGCTCCGGGAGCAAGAAGGAGGCGTTCGTGGAGGCGGGGGCCGAGGTGACGCTGACGGTGTACACCATGGACGACGTCGACGTCTGGGAGAGCGTCGTCGCGACCGGGACCCTCTCTCCCGTCAACGGGAACTCGATCCCCGAGGAGTTCGTGCCGGTGTTTTTTACGCGGGATCCGGAGTCGGTAGACCAGCGGGAGTGGAACGATCTCGACGAATGGGAACGCCAGTGGTACGAGATCCGGGTGCAGGACGTGTCCGGACGCCACAGCGGACAGACGCCCGTTAGAGAGTAGCGGTACCAGGGAGCATTCTCACAGCTGATATTCGAGACGACGGGGATATATGATCGCCGACGCAACTTGGTTGTAGCCACCGCGAGAGGGGTAACGCGTCGACGATCGCGTCGGCTGGGGGCGCTTCCCCTTTCGGTGGGATGGACACACGACAGATGCAACTGAAATCATTTGTAACGGAAAAGCGAGCAGTATCGCCGGTCATCGGGGTCATTCTCATGGTCGCGATCACCGTCATTCTGGCGGCCGTGATCGGGACGTTCGTGCTCGGCCTGGGCGATCAGGTCGGGGACACGGCGCCGAACGCGAACTTCGACGTCGACGTCGACGACGAGGAACAAAATGTCACGTTCACGCACTCGGGCGGGGACCAGATCGACCCGAGTACGCTGAAGTTTACCACGTCGGGGGATGTCGGGCTTAATGATAGTACCGACCTAAGCGCTAATTCCCATCACGATGAGAACGGTGACCTCAACTTAGGAAATATCACCTTCGACCAGATGTCGGCGGGCGACAGCCTCACGGCTGAGCTGGACGACAACGACGGAACCGTCAACCTCGTCTGGGACTCCGGCGATCGGTCGTCGATCCTTCGATCGGTCGACGTGGCCTTCGGATCTAATTAACTGGGGATCTCTTTTCGAGGACTTTTCACGACGTTACGGACGGAGCCGAGCGTGTGATAATGATTATTGTAGCGATTTACCGGTCGATCGGCCACCCGGTGGGCCGATCGTCCGGTTACGGCCTACAATAATCATTATGAGAGATGGAAGGAAGTTTTGGCTAGCGAACGCGCTCCGGACGGGCCAACACACCCCATCCCTCAAATGGCCACTGAACCTTACGCCAGCGGTTTATAAACGCGCCCGGTAGGGGATGGTGTGAATAGACGGACGTTCCTCGCGACAGTGGGGGTCGGCGGGGCAGCCCTGACGAGTGGCTGCCAGGGACTCGCCGGCGACGACAGGCTCGAGTGGCGGTTCGAAACCGGCGGCAGCGTGACCTCGGTTCCCGCCGTCGACGACGGGATGGTTTACACCGGGAGCCGCGACAGGTCGGTGTACGCGATCGAGAGGGACTCGGGCGAGGAAGTGTGGCAGTTCGAAACCGACGACGGTGTCGCCGGCTCGCCGACGCTCGCGGGCGACTACCTGTACGTCGGCAGCTGGGACGGCCATCTCTACGCGCTGGATCGCGAGGCGGGAACCGAACAGTGGGCCGTCGACGTCGGCGGATACGTCGGCGCGACGCCGACGATCGGCGAGAGGGGCGACGAGGGCGGCGAGGGCGGCGACGGCGACGAGGGCGGCGACGGCGACGAGGGCGGCGACGGCGACGAGGGCGGCGACGGCGGTGAGGGGGGCGACCGAGACGTCGTCTACCTCGGTAGCGGCGGTCGGGCGGTGTACGCGATAGACCGGTTCGAGGGCGAAACGCTGTGGACGTTCGAGGAGCCGACCGACGTGGTGCTCTCGACGGCCGTCGTCGATCCGGATCGGAACCGCCTGTACGTCGGTGCCAACGACGGTACCCTGTACGCCATCGGGACCGGCGGCGCCGGCGGGACCGACGGCACCGGCGGGACCGACGGTGCCGGCGCCGGGGAGCTCGCGTGGAAGTACCGGACCGGCGACGCCGTCAACTGCACCGTCGCGCTGGAGGAAGAGCTGGTGTATTTCGGGAGCTACGACGGGGCCGTGTACGCGCTGGATCGGGAGACGGGCGACCGCGAGTGGGCGTTCGAGACCGGCGACCGCGTGCAGTCGTCACCCACTGTCGCCGACGGGACCGTCCACGTCGGCAGCGCCGACGGGTCGGTGTACGCGATCGATCGGTTGACCGGCGAGAAGGAGTGGACGTACGACACCGGCGGCACGATATACAACTCGGCACCGGTGCTTTCGGGGGACACGCTTTACGTGGGCGGCGCCAGTGGATCCGGGCGCGTACACGCGCTCGACAGGGATTCCGGCGAGGAAAAGTGGCAGTTCGACACCGACGGTACCGTCCACGACTCGCCGACGATCGCGGCGGGGACGCTGTACGTCGGGAGCAACGACGGCCACCTGTACGCGGTGTCGATCTGAGTCGCAGCCGCGACCAGGTCGGGTCGGTTCCGTCGCCGAAGAGTGCAACCACGTCCTCGATCTCACCCCGTCCAGCGGATCTCGTACTCCAGTTCGTAGCGCTCCTCCCCGGTTTCCGAGTCGGTGAGGCGTTCGAGCTCGACCTCGAACAGTGGGGTGTCGGGGATCTCGACGGTCGTCGCGTCCCCGTCGCCGTCCAGTCGGACCGTCCCCGCCCCGATCTCCTCGGCGGCGACGAGCGCCTCGGCGATTTCGGCTCTGGATCTCGGTTCCTCGGTCTTGAAGAGTACTTCTTCGGGGATCGGTTGATGGTCCGTCCCGAGTGGACACATATGTATTATACAGTTGTCATTCTATGAGGACAGCGATCCGTTCGGGGAGACGTGCGAAGTCGGAACGGTCGGCGGCAGGCGGGGAAGGCGTCATCGCATACACACACCCACCGTCCGACGAGAGAGTTCTCGCACGGTCTCCTCGAGTTCCGTACATCCGTTCGTTCATCTAGTGCGCCTGTTGGCGGCTGGCGTCCGCCTCTCGTCGACGAATAGCTACAATCGACGTTTCACCGTTCGTCGAGACTATACCGGCCCCGACCGACCCCTACAGTATGTCCCCGATCTTCGCCTCCGAACTCGCAGGCGACCCCGTGATGACGACCGAGGGGGTCGAAATCGGAACCCTCGAAAACGTGACGGTGGACCCCGAAACCGGTACGCTCGATGCGTTCATCGTCGTCCCGAACTCCGGACGGATCGACGCGTTCGACCGCAACGAGGAGGGTCAACTCCTCGTTCCTGCCACGAGCGTCAAAGCACGGAGTGATTACCTGCTCGTCGAGCCCGACGGTGGGTGACATCCGTATCCGCCTGAAGGCGGAGAAATCCCGATTGCGACACTCGGTTAGCAGCTCGGGAGTAGCTTTACGACGATAGCGAACGAGGGAACTGCATGACCGCCCTGAACGCCCTCCGTCCAGCGGTCGGTGCACTGTTCCGAAACCCGATACTGGTGGCCCTGGTCGGCCTGTTCGGCCTCCTTCAGCTCCCGCAGTTCGCGTTGCAGCCGTCACAGCCGCTCCTGGCCGCCGCCGTCTCTCTCGGGATGACGGGCGTGTTGCTCGTGGTCATGCCGTTCTTCCAGGGAGGACTGCTCGGCATGGCCGACGAGGCGCTCGGCGGCCGAACCGGCCTGGGGACGCTCGTCGCCGAAGGAAAGGCCAATTACGTGAGACTTCTGATCGCGTATCTCGCGGTCTTCGCGGTGAACGCCGTCCTCGGGTTCGTGGTGGTTTTCGCGGTGATTCTCGGTGTCGCCAGTCAGTACACGGGCGATGGAGGGACCAACGTGGTACTCCTCGGGATCGCCGCGGTCCTGGGACTGCTGTTCGCGCTCGCGTACTTCCTGGTCGCGTTCTTCATCCAGTTTTACGCCCACGCGATCGTCCTGAGCGACACCGGCCTCGTGGCCGGATTCAAACACAGCGTCGGCCTCGTCCGCCGGAACCTGGTGAGCGTTTTCGGGTACACGCTCGTTCTTCTTGCGGGAAGCCTCCTCTTCGGCGGGGTCGGCGGCATCGCCTCGATGCTGTTGTCGCCCCAGCCGACCGGCTCCCCCCTCCCACTGCCCGATCTTTCACTCCCCCTTCTAATCGGTGCGGCGATCGTCTACGTGGGTACGCTGGCTATTCTCGGCGCCTTCTACGCGACGTACTCGGTTGCATTCTATCGATCTCTCGATAGGAGGTCGTGGTGAATCCAACTCCTTGATCACTTTTAGTGCCCATGGACACTTTTAGTGTCCAGTATCGGTAACGCGGGATTCGATCCGTGGTTTCAGCGATCCCTTCGTGACGAGATCGGCGTCTCGATAGCCGAACTGTTCACGGCGCGTTCGGACGACGACGATCATCGGGAGGCGTTCGCCGACCGGGAACGGGAGTTCGCGACCGCACGGCAGAGCGGAGACCGTCGAACCCGATCGCTGCTCGCGGACGGTTCGAAGGTGACGGAGCGAGCCGACTGATCGGGATCACGGAGGACGCCGAATCGGAACGGGACGCGTTCGACTGACGTCT
Coding sequences within:
- a CDS encoding PQQ-binding-like beta-propeller repeat protein codes for the protein MNRRTFLATVGVGGAALTSGCQGLAGDDRLEWRFETGGSVTSVPAVDDGMVYTGSRDRSVYAIERDSGEEVWQFETDDGVAGSPTLAGDYLYVGSWDGHLYALDREAGTEQWAVDVGGYVGATPTIGERGDEGGEGGDGDEGGDGDEGGDGDEGGDGGEGGDRDVVYLGSGGRAVYAIDRFEGETLWTFEEPTDVVLSTAVVDPDRNRLYVGANDGTLYAIGTGGAGGTDGTGGTDGAGAGELAWKYRTGDAVNCTVALEEELVYFGSYDGAVYALDRETGDREWAFETGDRVQSSPTVADGTVHVGSADGSVYAIDRLTGEKEWTYDTGGTIYNSAPVLSGDTLYVGGASGSGRVHALDRDSGEEKWQFDTDGTVHDSPTIAAGTLYVGSNDGHLYAVSI
- a CDS encoding amphi-Trp domain-containing protein, with amino-acid sequence MCPLGTDHQPIPEEVLFKTEEPRSRAEIAEALVAAEEIGAGTVRLDGDGDATTVEIPDTPLFEVELERLTDSETGEERYELEYEIRWTG
- a CDS encoding PRC-barrel domain-containing protein, which encodes MSPIFASELAGDPVMTTEGVEIGTLENVTVDPETGTLDAFIVVPNSGRIDAFDRNEEGQLLVPATSVKARSDYLLVEPDGG